One Synechococcus sp. JA-2-3B'a(2-13) genomic window carries:
- the gloB gene encoding hydroxyacylglutathione hydrolase, translated as MRVLQLPALRDNYIYLLHNPDTATAAVVDPAVAEPVLEKLAELGAELVAIFNTHHHHDHVGGNRQLLERYPRARVYGSQVDRGRIPGQTVELKAGETVEFAGRLAKVLFVPGHTRGHIAYYFSESGDLFCGDTLFAGGCGRLFEGTPEQMVGSLDQLRQLPEATRVWCAHEYTLNNLRFALTVDGDNPDLQARYQQVAALRQTGSPTVPSTIGEERRTNPFLRWDQPALQAATGLQDPVRVFARLRGMKDQF; from the coding sequence ATGCGCGTTCTCCAGTTGCCTGCCCTGCGCGATAACTACATCTACCTGCTCCACAATCCCGACACTGCAACAGCAGCCGTGGTGGATCCGGCAGTGGCTGAGCCCGTGTTGGAAAAGCTGGCCGAGCTGGGGGCGGAGTTGGTGGCCATTTTCAACACCCACCACCACCACGACCACGTGGGGGGCAACCGACAGCTTTTGGAGCGCTATCCCCGTGCCAGAGTCTATGGCAGCCAGGTGGATCGGGGGCGGATCCCTGGCCAGACGGTGGAGCTCAAGGCAGGGGAAACAGTGGAGTTTGCGGGTCGGCTAGCAAAGGTGCTGTTTGTGCCCGGCCATACCCGCGGCCATATTGCCTACTACTTTTCCGAGAGTGGGGATCTCTTCTGTGGCGATACCCTGTTTGCCGGGGGATGCGGGCGGCTGTTTGAAGGCACGCCGGAGCAGATGGTGGGATCCCTGGATCAACTGCGGCAGTTGCCGGAAGCCACACGGGTGTGGTGTGCCCACGAATACACCTTGAACAATCTCAGGTTTGCCCTGACAGTGGATGGAGACAACCCCGACCTGCAGGCGCGTTATCAGCAGGTGGCTGCCCTGCGCCAGACGGGATCCCCGACTGTCCCCAGCACCATTGGCGAGGAACGCCGCACCAATCCCTTCTTGCGTTGGGATCAGCCGGCTTTGCAGGCAGCCACCGGGCTCCAGGATCCGGTGCGGGTCTTCGCTCGCCTGCGCGGTATGAAGGATCAGTTCTGA
- a CDS encoding MFS transporter, which yields MPDSPSALRFIVLLGIVSLCADATYEGARSISGAFLGSLGASGTVVGLVAGGGELLAYGLRLGVGYWSDQLGRDPLHRSRGHWQLTTLGYVINTAVIPALAWVGSWPWAAVLLLAERTGKGIRTPPRDVLLSHAALQVGRGLGFGLHETLDQIGAVAGPLLVAAMLGAGYGFRGAFLALGIPAAIGLGVLGLAQWLYPSPRDFEPEPEMTSAKGLPRVFWLYLLAAACVAMGFADFPLIALHLQQQSGSDGAGIPLLYALAMGVDALAALGCGWLFDRVGLWSLLGAVAVSAGFAPLAFSGTYALTVLGMVLWGIGLGAQESIMKAAVAGMVAPETRGFAFGLFTSVYGLAWFVGSALMGVLYDFSLTGLVLFSVVTQGLGAAILLALVSRRQAEVG from the coding sequence ATGCCCGATTCCCCTTCTGCCCTGCGCTTTATTGTTTTGCTGGGGATCGTCAGCCTCTGCGCCGATGCCACCTACGAAGGGGCACGCAGCATTTCTGGAGCTTTTTTGGGATCCCTAGGGGCCAGCGGCACGGTGGTGGGCCTGGTGGCCGGCGGGGGGGAGCTATTGGCCTATGGCTTGCGGTTGGGGGTGGGCTATTGGAGCGACCAGCTGGGCAGGGATCCCTTGCACCGCAGTCGGGGGCACTGGCAGCTCACCACCTTGGGCTATGTCATCAACACGGCGGTGATCCCGGCTTTGGCCTGGGTGGGCAGTTGGCCTTGGGCCGCCGTGCTGCTCTTGGCCGAGCGGACCGGCAAAGGGATCCGCACCCCGCCGCGGGACGTGTTGCTTTCTCATGCAGCCCTGCAGGTGGGACGGGGCTTGGGGTTTGGCCTGCATGAGACCCTAGATCAAATTGGGGCAGTGGCAGGGCCGCTGCTGGTGGCAGCCATGCTAGGAGCGGGATATGGCTTCCGGGGCGCGTTTTTGGCCTTGGGGATCCCGGCGGCAATAGGACTGGGGGTTTTGGGGCTGGCGCAATGGCTCTATCCCAGCCCACGAGACTTCGAGCCGGAGCCGGAGATGACCTCGGCAAAAGGCTTGCCCAGAGTTTTCTGGCTGTATCTTTTGGCAGCAGCCTGTGTGGCTATGGGGTTTGCGGATTTTCCCCTCATTGCCCTGCATCTGCAACAACAGTCAGGGAGCGATGGGGCAGGGATCCCTTTGCTCTATGCCCTGGCCATGGGGGTGGATGCCCTGGCCGCCCTGGGATGTGGCTGGCTGTTTGACCGCGTGGGGCTGTGGAGCTTGCTGGGAGCGGTGGCGGTATCGGCTGGATTTGCGCCGCTGGCCTTTTCCGGTACCTATGCTCTGACGGTGCTGGGCATGGTGCTCTGGGGCATTGGCTTGGGGGCCCAAGAATCCATCATGAAGGCGGCGGTGGCCGGTATGGTAGCTCCCGAGACGAGGGGCTTTGCCTTTGGCCTGTTTACCAGTGTCTATGGATTGGCTTGGTTTGTGGGCAGCGCCCTGATGGGGGTGCTTTACGATTTCTCCCTGACTGGCTTAGTGCTCTTTTCGGTAGTCACTCAAGGGCTGGGGGCGGCTATCCTGCTGGCTCTAGTGTCCAGGAGGCAGGCCGAGGTGGGCTGA
- a CDS encoding metal ABC transporter solute-binding protein, Zn/Mn family produces MRLLVSLVAALSVGILGSLQMRQEESRAQQGSSPPKVVTTILPITQFTRAVAGDRAEVTPLLPPQMGPHDFQARPEEVRLLAQADVLVINGLGMETFLEGLIASAGNPQLQIVDSSEGIPTLRAEEPEHGHSHGHGHGHSHGHSHGHSHGHGHGHSHGHSHGEFNPHIWLDPRRAIQQVENIRDGLISVDPAGAEIYQANAAAFIEKLKALDEEIAARLAPFAGRSFVVFHDFAPYFAERYNLKAEFLVEIPEANPSPEDVRRVMETVRESGLKTILVEPQLGSNNPFEVLARDLGIQVRVFDPIETAGPEGIEPEYYLTILRQNVENLVSAFEKETAFLPLQLPLLGQAALEHLLARGR; encoded by the coding sequence ATGCGATTGCTGGTATCTCTGGTGGCCGCTCTTTCGGTCGGGATCCTGGGAAGCCTGCAGATGCGCCAAGAAGAGTCCCGGGCCCAGCAGGGATCCAGCCCCCCAAAGGTGGTGACCACGATTTTGCCGATAACGCAATTTACCCGTGCTGTGGCCGGGGATCGGGCAGAAGTCACGCCACTCCTTCCCCCTCAGATGGGGCCCCACGACTTTCAGGCTCGACCTGAGGAGGTTCGTTTGCTGGCTCAGGCGGATGTGCTGGTGATCAACGGGTTGGGTATGGAAACGTTTTTGGAAGGGTTGATCGCCAGCGCTGGGAACCCCCAATTGCAAATCGTTGACAGCAGCGAAGGGATCCCAACTTTGCGGGCTGAGGAGCCAGAGCATGGGCACTCCCACGGTCACGGCCATGGACACTCTCATGGACACAGTCACGGCCATTCTCACGGGCACGGTCATGGACACTCTCATGGGCACAGCCACGGCGAGTTTAACCCTCACATTTGGCTGGATCCCAGGCGGGCCATTCAGCAGGTGGAAAATATTCGTGATGGCCTCATCTCTGTAGATCCGGCGGGGGCAGAGATCTACCAGGCCAATGCGGCTGCTTTTATCGAGAAGCTCAAGGCTTTGGATGAGGAGATTGCCGCTCGGCTAGCTCCCTTTGCCGGAAGAAGCTTTGTGGTCTTCCACGACTTTGCCCCCTATTTTGCCGAGCGCTACAACCTCAAAGCCGAGTTCTTGGTGGAGATCCCAGAGGCCAATCCTTCTCCAGAAGATGTGCGACGGGTGATGGAGACGGTGCGGGAGTCGGGCCTGAAGACGATCCTGGTGGAACCGCAGCTGGGGAGTAACAACCCCTTTGAGGTTTTGGCCAGAGACCTAGGGATCCAAGTTCGCGTTTTCGATCCCATCGAAACCGCTGGCCCTGAGGGGATCGAGCCGGAATATTACCTGACCATCCTGCGGCAAAACGTGGAGAACCTGGTCTCCGCCTTTGAGAAGGAGACGGCCTTCCTGCCCCTGCAATTGCCGCTGCTGGGCCAAGCTGCTCTCGAACACCTGCTGGCGAGGGGGCGATGA
- a CDS encoding DUF3143 domain-containing protein yields MPLPPATTPLYNHPLHTIERWLEDQGCTRDPQDVEQWFCERPGWKAILRLEETSIWVRYTYPDGNTKTLSFPYSLSRQDVEQAIFES; encoded by the coding sequence ATGCCTTTGCCTCCTGCAACCACGCCCCTGTACAATCACCCGCTCCACACCATCGAACGCTGGCTGGAGGATCAGGGCTGCACCCGCGATCCGCAGGATGTGGAGCAGTGGTTTTGCGAACGGCCTGGCTGGAAAGCCATTTTGCGCCTGGAAGAAACCAGCATTTGGGTGCGATACACCTACCCAGACGGCAACACGAAAACTTTATCTTTTCCCTATTCCCTCAGCCGGCAAGACGTAGAACAGGCCATTTTTGAGAGTTAG
- a CDS encoding metal ABC transporter ATP-binding protein yields the protein MISCSGEVVLRVEGLTVYRGSQLAVQNVSFELRAGSHTAVVGPNGAGKSTLVQAILGILPRQCGSVWILGEPVRLSGYLPPSVRQQVAYVPQRFQFNPGIPMVVEEFVALGWGALQPRWPWQQRSARQQAVQEALERAGASHLSSKALGQLSGGELKRVLLAYCLAWPRRLLILDEAPAGLDTLSEGEFYRLLEELRQSLGWTILQISHDLEMVSCYCDRVLCLNQSLICQGSPQVALAPEVLSRVYGPVRDSGAEHHFVRYIHRH from the coding sequence ATGATCTCCTGCTCCGGCGAGGTTGTCCTGCGCGTCGAGGGGCTGACGGTCTATCGGGGATCCCAGTTGGCGGTGCAAAATGTGTCGTTTGAGCTGAGGGCGGGATCCCATACGGCGGTTGTTGGCCCCAATGGAGCCGGCAAAAGTACCTTGGTACAGGCGATTTTGGGGATCCTGCCGCGGCAGTGCGGCTCGGTTTGGATTCTGGGAGAGCCGGTGCGCCTGTCCGGCTATTTGCCCCCCTCGGTGCGGCAGCAGGTGGCTTACGTGCCCCAACGTTTTCAGTTCAATCCTGGGATCCCCATGGTGGTGGAGGAGTTTGTGGCTTTGGGTTGGGGGGCGTTGCAACCCCGCTGGCCCTGGCAGCAGCGCTCTGCTCGGCAGCAGGCGGTGCAAGAGGCGCTGGAACGAGCCGGCGCATCCCACCTGTCCTCCAAGGCTCTGGGCCAGCTCAGCGGCGGGGAGCTGAAACGGGTGCTGTTGGCCTATTGCTTGGCTTGGCCGCGGCGGCTGCTTATCCTCGACGAGGCACCGGCAGGCTTAGATACGCTCAGCGAGGGGGAGTTTTACCGGCTCCTGGAAGAGCTGCGCCAATCTCTGGGCTGGACCATTTTGCAGATCTCCCATGATCTGGAAATGGTGTCTTGCTATTGCGACCGCGTGCTGTGCCTCAACCAATCCCTCATCTGCCAGGGATCCCCCCAGGTGGCTTTGGCACCAGAAGTGCTGAGCCGGGTTTATGGGCCTGTTCGCGACAGCGGTGCGGAGCACCATTTTGTCCGCTACATCCACCGTCACTGA
- a CDS encoding DUF190 domain-containing protein — MLDDEPEVYKLDIYIGESDRWQGKPLYLALLELGRQRGLAGGTVVRAIAGFGRNSHIRSSNLLELSTDLPILVTFIDTPEKIKAFLPEVKTLMHDGLVTCHRVQVFHHVPHQQQ; from the coding sequence ATGCTAGATGATGAACCAGAAGTTTATAAATTGGATATTTACATCGGCGAGTCAGACCGTTGGCAAGGGAAGCCTCTCTACCTGGCTCTGCTGGAGCTAGGTCGTCAGCGTGGGCTAGCTGGTGGTACTGTGGTGCGAGCTATTGCTGGCTTTGGTCGAAACAGTCATATTCGCAGCAGTAACCTTCTAGAGCTTTCCACAGATCTGCCCATTTTGGTAACTTTCATCGACACGCCGGAAAAAATCAAAGCCTTTCTACCGGAAGTAAAAACTCTGATGCATGACGGTCTAGTTACTTGCCATAGGGTACAAGTATTCCATCATGTTCCTCATCAACAACAATAG
- a CDS encoding ABC1 kinase family protein: protein MFARLAQSGARQAEILEVVLRHGWDYMRRLLSFGKAGEPQLPPPMVLRNILVDLGPVYVKLGQLLSTRPDLLPREYIEALSTLQADVPPVPWNAVEILLRQQLRQPLEQVFSSLDTESVAAGSIAQVHRACLVSGEWVALKIQRPGLEAVVERDTRLIRGIAELVAQTEFGRLADVVALADEFCRAIQAELDFTQEARHTEQLRQQLQRGRWFDPAQLVVPRIHWPLTTPKVLTLEWIEGRPLLEADRSDADPENIARLLTRAFFQQICIDGYFHADPHPGNLFYLGSGRVALLDCGMIGRLDPRTQQILLELMLAIVSLDAQRCAELTLELALPERSAARSRDQTVSLAQLQSDYERLLRQYYALSIAELNFSQLFSEILQAARRNQIRIPGNLGLCAKALANLEGIARQLTPDYNLPEQLRPLMADVFRAQLLGEAPLPSLLRTALDLKNLSLQSPRQMELLLSRITSETQRWNLTIQELDGIRSSLDQSANRLSYSIVVGSLIVGAAIISAQTQRFQVFWLSELLFGAASLLGLWLVISILRSGRLRG, encoded by the coding sequence ATGTTTGCCCGTCTGGCCCAGAGTGGGGCGCGTCAGGCCGAGATCCTGGAGGTGGTTTTGCGCCACGGTTGGGACTACATGCGCCGCTTGCTCTCTTTTGGCAAGGCTGGGGAACCCCAACTGCCCCCCCCAATGGTGCTGCGCAACATTTTGGTGGATCTGGGGCCGGTCTATGTCAAGCTAGGCCAGCTGCTGAGCACCCGTCCGGACCTGTTGCCGCGAGAGTACATCGAGGCCCTCAGCACTCTGCAGGCCGACGTACCTCCTGTTCCCTGGAATGCGGTGGAGATCCTGCTGCGGCAGCAGTTGCGGCAGCCGTTGGAGCAGGTGTTCAGCAGCCTGGACACAGAGTCGGTTGCGGCGGGATCCATTGCCCAAGTCCATCGGGCTTGTCTGGTCAGCGGCGAGTGGGTGGCCCTCAAGATCCAGCGGCCCGGGCTGGAGGCGGTGGTGGAGCGGGATACGCGGCTAATCCGGGGCATTGCCGAGCTGGTGGCGCAAACGGAGTTCGGCAGGTTGGCAGATGTGGTGGCCTTGGCGGATGAGTTCTGCCGGGCCATTCAAGCAGAGCTGGACTTTACCCAAGAGGCCCGCCACACCGAGCAGCTCCGCCAACAGTTGCAAAGGGGGCGTTGGTTTGATCCGGCCCAACTGGTGGTGCCGCGCATCCATTGGCCTCTCACTACGCCAAAGGTGTTGACGCTGGAGTGGATCGAGGGCCGGCCCCTGTTGGAGGCGGATCGCAGCGACGCGGACCCGGAAAACATCGCCCGCCTCTTGACCCGCGCTTTTTTCCAGCAGATCTGCATTGATGGCTATTTCCACGCCGATCCCCACCCCGGCAACCTCTTTTACTTGGGATCCGGTCGCGTAGCCCTGCTGGATTGCGGCATGATTGGGCGGCTGGATCCGCGTACGCAGCAGATTCTGCTGGAGCTGATGCTGGCCATTGTCAGCCTCGATGCCCAGCGCTGTGCCGAATTGACCCTGGAGTTGGCCCTGCCGGAAAGATCCGCGGCCCGCTCGCGGGATCAGACTGTCAGCTTGGCCCAGCTCCAAAGCGACTACGAGCGTCTGCTGCGCCAGTACTACGCCCTGAGCATTGCGGAGCTCAACTTCAGCCAGCTCTTTTCTGAGATCCTGCAGGCGGCCCGGCGCAACCAGATCCGCATTCCCGGCAATTTGGGCCTCTGTGCCAAGGCGCTGGCCAATTTGGAAGGGATCGCCCGCCAGCTCACCCCCGACTACAACCTGCCGGAGCAGCTTCGCCCCCTGATGGCGGATGTGTTTCGGGCGCAATTGCTGGGGGAGGCCCCTCTGCCTTCGCTGCTGCGCACGGCTTTGGATTTGAAAAATCTCTCTCTGCAATCGCCGCGCCAGATGGAGCTGCTGCTCAGCCGCATCACCTCGGAAACCCAGCGCTGGAACTTGACCATCCAAGAGCTGGACGGGATCCGCAGCAGCCTGGATCAGTCGGCCAACCGCCTTTCCTACAGCATTGTGGTCGGCTCTCTGATCGTCGGAGCTGCCATCATCTCGGCTCAGACGCAGCGGTTTCAGGTCTTTTGGCTGAGCGAACTCCTGTTCGGGGCGGCCAGCCTGTTGGGGCTGTGGCTCGTCATCAGCATCCTGCGCTCCGGTCGCCTGCGTGGCTAG
- a CDS encoding peroxiredoxin family protein codes for MTSNSGLFNRRFADNFIPQPANTSLEIGQIAPDFELPRVQGDPVRLSDYRGQKPVVLAFTRIFTEKLFCPFCYPHIQELKARYGEIQALGAELLMVTSTDPVQSQQIQADLQLPYPLLVDPECKTFRLYGVGQALGAPLPAQFVVDREGKLRFKHVFSFAQPNADTDEVLRVLREGLQTGWDGTRRVAPIPFF; via the coding sequence ATGACCAGCAACAGCGGACTGTTTAACCGTCGCTTTGCCGACAACTTCATCCCCCAACCAGCCAACACTTCTCTGGAAATCGGCCAGATTGCCCCCGATTTTGAGCTGCCGCGCGTGCAAGGGGATCCCGTGCGGCTATCGGACTACCGCGGCCAAAAGCCGGTGGTTCTGGCTTTTACTCGTATCTTCACCGAAAAGCTTTTTTGCCCTTTTTGCTACCCCCACATCCAAGAGCTGAAAGCCCGCTACGGCGAGATCCAAGCTCTGGGGGCCGAGCTGCTGATGGTCACCAGCACCGATCCGGTTCAAAGCCAGCAGATCCAAGCCGATCTGCAACTGCCCTACCCGCTGCTGGTGGATCCCGAGTGCAAAACCTTCCGCCTCTATGGGGTTGGCCAAGCTTTGGGAGCACCCCTGCCGGCCCAGTTCGTTGTGGATCGGGAGGGCAAACTGCGCTTCAAGCATGTTTTCTCCTTTGCCCAGCCCAATGCCGATACCGATGAGGTGCTGCGGGTGTTGCGGGAGGGGCTGCAAACCGGCTGGGATGGAACCCGTAGGGTGGCCCCTATCCCCTTTTTCTAG
- a CDS encoding metal ABC transporter permease, with the protein MLEGWVRVVELLQLPFMQRAMLGGILTGMTGGLLGSFVILRQLSFFSDALGHSALLGIVLGVLLGLNPTVVLMVFGVGFALGVTFVLERTQLSADAVLNIIYSSSLALAVIALSLLPGYRGNLNQLLFGEILGISPAALWTSGILLLISSAYVGLTLPSQMLLTLDEPLARARGVQVGWQKLAFVVLLAVVVALAIRSVGVLLVSAFVVIPASTARMLGSRFTTYVLLAIGIGGLSAVLGMIASATFNLPSGPSIVATQLLFFLLAMALKGVSQLLQL; encoded by the coding sequence ATGTTGGAGGGCTGGGTGCGGGTAGTGGAGCTGTTGCAGTTGCCCTTTATGCAGCGGGCCATGCTGGGTGGGATCCTCACCGGCATGACAGGTGGGCTGCTGGGCAGTTTTGTTATTCTGCGGCAACTGTCGTTTTTTAGCGATGCCCTGGGGCATTCGGCTCTGCTGGGGATTGTTTTGGGAGTGCTGCTGGGGCTGAATCCCACCGTGGTGTTGATGGTGTTTGGGGTGGGATTTGCTTTGGGCGTCACCTTTGTCTTGGAGCGCACTCAACTGTCGGCGGATGCGGTGCTGAACATCATCTACTCTTCCTCTTTGGCGCTGGCCGTTATCGCCCTCAGCTTGCTGCCCGGCTATCGGGGCAACCTCAACCAGTTGTTGTTTGGGGAGATTTTGGGGATCAGCCCGGCAGCCCTGTGGACGAGCGGGATCCTCTTGCTGATCAGCTCGGCCTATGTGGGATTGACTTTGCCCTCCCAAATGTTGCTGACCCTGGATGAGCCGCTGGCGCGGGCGCGGGGGGTTCAGGTGGGCTGGCAGAAGCTGGCTTTTGTGGTGTTGCTGGCTGTGGTGGTGGCCCTGGCGATTCGCTCGGTGGGGGTGTTGCTGGTGAGCGCTTTTGTGGTCATCCCGGCCTCGACAGCACGGATGTTGGGATCCCGCTTTACAACCTATGTGCTGCTGGCCATAGGTATTGGGGGACTGAGCGCGGTGCTGGGGATGATCGCCTCGGCAACCTTCAACCTGCCCTCCGGCCCCAGCATTGTTGCCACCCAGTTGCTCTTTTTTCTCCTAGCTATGGCGCTCAAGGGGGTGTCGCAACTCCTGCAGCTCTAG
- the cfa gene encoding cyclopropane fatty acyl phospholipid synthase: MSQFPCSEGSLGMGKGLNSLRWLARQYALRVLDAAGITLNGSQPWDIQVHDERLYLRCLLYGSLGFGEAYMEGWWDCEAIDELVCRLLTAQAPQQVGWLTQPLLGLDSCLINRQRGKGAFVIGQRHYDIGNDLYEDMLDRRMIYSCAYWDGGAQTLDEAQEAKLDLIARKLELQPGMRVLDIGCGWGGTAQYLAERYGVQVVGITVSKEQAKLASERCRGLPVEIRLEDYRQTQGKFDRILSVGMFEHVGYRNYRTFMQVARRLLNDNGLFLLHTIGSNVAYQGRDPWIERYIFPNSMLPSPHLITAAFEGLFVLEDWHNFGINYVATLKAWHANFEQAWPKLADRYDERFRRMWRLYLLMSAGSFKARASQLWQLVLSPRGVSGGYRSLR, translated from the coding sequence TTGAGTCAGTTTCCCTGCAGTGAGGGATCCCTAGGGATGGGGAAAGGACTCAACAGCTTGCGCTGGCTGGCGCGTCAGTATGCGCTTCGAGTTCTGGATGCTGCCGGTATAACCCTCAATGGCTCGCAACCTTGGGATATTCAAGTTCACGACGAGCGGCTATATCTGCGCTGCCTGCTCTATGGATCCCTGGGCTTTGGCGAGGCCTACATGGAGGGCTGGTGGGATTGCGAGGCCATTGATGAGTTAGTTTGTCGTCTCCTAACTGCCCAGGCACCGCAGCAGGTGGGTTGGCTAACTCAGCCCTTGCTTGGGTTGGACAGTTGCCTTATCAACCGCCAGCGGGGCAAGGGGGCATTCGTCATTGGCCAGCGCCACTACGACATTGGCAACGATCTCTATGAGGACATGCTGGATCGCCGCATGATCTACAGCTGTGCCTATTGGGATGGGGGCGCGCAAACTCTGGATGAAGCCCAAGAAGCTAAGCTTGACCTCATTGCCCGCAAGCTGGAACTCCAACCCGGCATGCGGGTGCTCGACATCGGCTGTGGCTGGGGCGGCACAGCCCAGTACCTGGCCGAACGCTACGGGGTGCAGGTTGTGGGGATTACTGTTTCCAAAGAGCAAGCCAAACTGGCCAGCGAACGCTGCCGCGGCCTGCCGGTCGAGATTCGGTTAGAAGACTATCGCCAGACCCAGGGAAAGTTTGATCGCATCCTTTCTGTCGGCATGTTTGAACATGTTGGCTACCGAAACTACCGAACGTTTATGCAGGTAGCCCGCCGCTTGTTGAACGACAATGGCTTGTTTCTTCTGCACACCATCGGCAGCAACGTGGCCTACCAGGGGCGGGATCCCTGGATTGAGCGCTACATTTTCCCCAACTCGATGCTGCCCTCGCCTCATCTGATTACTGCAGCCTTTGAGGGCTTATTTGTGCTGGAAGACTGGCACAATTTTGGGATCAATTACGTGGCCACCTTAAAAGCCTGGCACGCCAATTTCGAGCAGGCATGGCCAAAATTAGCCGACCGCTACGATGAGCGCTTTCGCCGCATGTGGCGGCTCTATCTCCTGATGAGTGCCGGTAGCTTCAAGGCCCGGGCCAGCCAACTTTGGCAACTGGTCCTCTCACCACGGGGAGTAAGTGGCGGCTATCGCTCGCTTCGGTAA
- a CDS encoding SRPBCC family protein — protein sequence MPIYTQSIPIAASVAQVDRCLTDLELMKRWLNPLLGCEAVGSPLAELGSRYRFFLRLPFVSPSLDCVITERAEGLVQWQFKGFFEGTDRWECHPQPGGTLLVNCFNFRIPSPWVAAGFYLLAAGPTQQDMRAQLRRLKAVAEALG from the coding sequence ATGCCCATCTATACCCAGTCAATTCCGATTGCGGCCAGCGTGGCCCAGGTGGATCGCTGCCTCACCGACCTGGAGTTGATGAAGCGCTGGCTCAACCCGCTGTTGGGCTGTGAGGCGGTGGGATCCCCTCTGGCGGAATTGGGCAGCCGCTACCGCTTTTTCCTTCGCTTGCCGTTTGTATCCCCCAGCTTGGATTGCGTGATTACAGAGCGGGCAGAAGGCTTGGTGCAGTGGCAGTTTAAGGGATTTTTTGAAGGAACCGACCGCTGGGAATGCCATCCCCAGCCGGGGGGTACCCTTCTAGTCAATTGCTTCAACTTCCGCATCCCCAGTCCCTGGGTGGCGGCAGGGTTTTACCTGTTGGCAGCAGGGCCGACCCAGCAGGATATGCGGGCCCAGCTCCGACGGCTGAAGGCAGTGGCCGAGGCTTTGGGTTAG
- a CDS encoding J domain-containing protein produces MRSLTSLTYYQRLGLSPGASPEAIRRAYRQLSKRYHPDTSPLAPEVAIRCFQELQEAYLVLSNPTKRAIYDASLRAVTANTGSLSMTGSLGADSLELRMETRPLSAGELCALLLMGSTLVVCLVLAGVLAWLRESGAS; encoded by the coding sequence ATGCGCTCCTTGACTTCCCTCACCTACTACCAACGGCTGGGTCTGTCTCCAGGGGCATCTCCTGAGGCCATCCGGCGGGCTTATCGGCAGTTGAGCAAACGCTACCATCCCGATACTTCTCCCCTGGCCCCGGAAGTGGCCATTCGCTGCTTTCAAGAGTTGCAGGAGGCCTACCTTGTCCTCAGCAACCCGACGAAACGGGCCATCTACGATGCCAGCTTACGGGCGGTGACTGCCAACACGGGATCTCTGAGCATGACGGGATCCCTTGGTGCCGATTCTCTAGAGCTGCGTATGGAAACCCGCCCACTTTCGGCTGGCGAGCTGTGTGCCCTGCTGCTGATGGGATCCACCCTGGTTGTGTGTTTGGTGTTGGCAGGTGTCCTCGCTTGGCTGCGAGAGAGTGGGGCAAGCTGA
- a CDS encoding SufE family protein → MPAALQQIVNRFQKAKTSRQKYELLLAYAKRLPPFPEAERKEENLVRGCASRVWLATEFREGKVYIQGDADAQLVKGLVAIVVEGLSGLAPEEILGVSPEFVREMGLNFSLSPSRSNGLVSMFSLLQQRALAFRRSGSASSAVSVVL, encoded by the coding sequence ATGCCCGCAGCTCTGCAGCAAATTGTCAATCGCTTCCAGAAGGCCAAGACCTCGCGGCAGAAGTATGAGCTTCTCCTAGCCTATGCCAAGCGCCTGCCACCCTTTCCCGAAGCGGAGAGGAAGGAGGAGAACCTAGTCAGAGGTTGCGCTTCGCGGGTGTGGCTGGCCACCGAGTTTAGGGAGGGCAAGGTCTACATCCAAGGGGATGCCGATGCTCAGTTGGTCAAGGGTTTGGTGGCCATTGTGGTGGAGGGGCTAAGTGGCCTAGCGCCGGAAGAGATTTTGGGGGTTTCCCCAGAGTTTGTGCGGGAGATGGGCCTCAATTTCAGCCTTAGCCCTTCCAGGAGCAACGGTCTGGTGAGCATGTTTTCTTTGCTCCAGCAGAGGGCTTTGGCTTTTCGAAGGTCGGGTTCTGCAAGTTCTGCTGTCTCTGTTGTTTTGTGA
- a CDS encoding 50S ribosomal protein L32, whose amino-acid sequence MPVPKKKTSKARSRRRYAVWLGKAKLQAQRAMTIGRAILSGRNTGFYYPKAKSEEDEEE is encoded by the coding sequence ATGCCTGTTCCTAAGAAGAAAACTTCTAAAGCCCGCAGTCGCAGGCGCTACGCCGTCTGGCTGGGCAAAGCTAAGCTCCAGGCCCAGCGAGCCATGACCATTGGGCGCGCCATTCTCAGCGGTCGCAACACCGGTTTCTACTATCCCAAAGCTAAGTCTGAAGAGGATGAGGAAGAATAG